The stretch of DNA TATTTTTCCCAAAATGCTGCTATCTGACGCACCCTACAGCTGGAAAACAACCTCAAAATTAATAACTAACAGCTTGAGTTATTACTATTATTCCTAATTTCATTGGTATCTTCAAGGTGCTAACCTGGCTTTACCAAGGCGATTAATTTCGTACCACTCTGCAATTGCTGGCACCCAATCTTGAAAGTGTGGCCACATCAGTTCGCATAGTTTTTGAATTTCCAATTGTGCATTTTTCTTATTTCTCAAGTCGCAAAAATGCAGAAAAGACCTTAAATTAAAGCTGACCACAAAATGCTGGCGGTAATCAAAAGGTAACTTACCTCTGGCGTGTTCCTCAGACATCCCTGCCTCAACATCAGCTTTGTATCGCCTTGCTGCTTCGATGCACCATTTTAAATCTGCTTGCCGTTGCTCTAATGAATAATAGTATTTTTTACCTTGACGGTCAGTGTAATCACCCACTGGACGAAGATAGAAAACTTCTTCTATATCTTTCTTGCCTTCTGCTACATCAATAAATTGATTGCCTGTATACCGAAATGACTGCACATCAAAGGATACCCCAACACGATGAGTCCGCGCTTGCTGCATTACGCTATGAGGAAAATAACCGCAATTAAACACAATCTGGGGATGCTCTAATGGGCCATAATGTCCCCTTTCACCCGCTAAAAGGCGCTTGACAATAATCTCACCGCAGCTTGACTCTGAAGGCCACGAGTCGCGCTCGTCAAACACAAAAGCCTCTGTATAATCTTGGTGGAGAGCGGCATAGACTACCTGCTGAGGATTTGGTGTTTTGGCAATAACTTCTACTCGAAATCGATCCATTAGACTTTTACAATTTGTTGACTGCGCTCAGAGTGTTTGCAGCACTAATGAGCATTTATGATTGTCTCAGAAAACGGTAACTTCTAACAACTCCAAATTCTAATCAAAATTTTCCTCAATGAACGTTACTATTTTTTCTCGAACAGTCTCTTTATCCTGGGTGCCATCAACTTGGAATACTAAACCATCATAGTTGCTAAATATCTCTTGATAATTCTTTCTCACTTTAGCGAGTTTTTCTTGATTTTCGTATATTTCTTTGACCGATCGATCTCCGATCCTCGTCACCCCCAACTCGGCGGGTATATCAATATACACTACTAAATCCGGATTGGGAAATTTTTGATTTAACCTGCTGATAAATTCCCTATCCTCTGGCGTATGCCAATTATATGCTAAAGAAGAAAAATAATATCTAGTACCGATAACTGTTAAATTATCCTTAAGTAACTTATACACCCCGTCCACTTCATTGTATAGGTGATCGTGGCGATCGGCTGCAAATAAATAAGCCATTTGTTCGTCAAACTTCTGGGTATCGTTAACAAACAATACCCTTTTCTTCATGGCCTGCCGAATCAAATTGCCGATCGGCCCATTCGACGGCTCGCAAGTTAACACCGCCCCTCGACCTTTAGCTGTAAAATAATCCTTCAGCAGAGCAGCTTGGGTCGAAGTGCCAGAGCCATCGATGCCTTCAAAAACGATAAACAAATTTTTCATTTTCTGTAGCCTTGCACCTTTAAAATGCTATCCTAATCCTTTTGTTTGATCAGGATTAGGCAATTCCGGCTATCCGCACATCTTTCATAACTCACCCGATCGGTAAGGCGTCGCATCAAAAACCAACCATAGCCGCCTTCTTGTAGTTTACCCGGTTCCGGCTCCGGTAACGTATCCGGATTAAACGGTTTACCTTTATCCCAAATGCGGATTTCCAGGCGATCTTCCCATATACTCAGCTCAATGTCGATCGGCGTTTCTGGCGGCAAATTCTTGTGCGCGTGGCGAACGGCGTTAGTAAATCCTTCGTCAAAAGCTAATTTGATGCCATCATATTCTTTGCCCAACCAGGCAAGCTTAGACTTATTCTGGAAGCAGAATCTGTCAAACCATTGGAGAACTTGGTTGAGGATGGTTAAATCGCTCTTAACGGTCAAATTGCCTTTTTGTAACATTCCTTCGCATTTCCACCATTTCATTGAAGTAAGAAGCATATTAAATCCCTAAATTTCAAACTTTGCCTTGAACTATGTATTAATCTTTAATAGTGGCATAGAAGGAAGAAAATCTGCCAACCCCAAATAACGAATACCATCCGGCTTAGTTTCAAAACGACAGGGCAAAACTTCCACTCCTCGTGCCACTGCTTCTCTTAACAGTTTGCCATAAACAGTGTCGGCAGAATCTCCAGGCGCAAAGTGAGTGCAGTCACCGCGATTGATAAAATAGAGCATCACCGCTCGCGCTTCGGGTAGTAGCCGCATCAGTTCTCGCAAGTGCTTCTGTCCCCGCGTCGTTTCCGTATCGGGAAATAGCGCCAGTCTCTCTTTTGCCCAAGTAGTATTTTTTACTTCCAAATATATAGGTCGTTCCAAATCAGTTCCCGTCAACAAAAAATCCACACGACTGCTTTTATCCAAACCGTAAGGCACTTCACCTCGAATCTGGCTGTAATTTCCCAGTTGCGGAATTAAATGTTTTTGTAAAACTAGCTTCACTACTTGGTTTGGTAGACCGGTATTCACTCCTACCCAAGTCGGTTCGTTATCCGAAACTTGAATCATTTCCCAGGTATAAGGCAATTTGCGTTTGGGATTGTTGCTTAAAGAAACCTGTACCAAACTACCGGCAGTGCAGACCCCCGTCATCGGCCCGGTATTCGGACAATGAGCTGTAATTACCTCACCTGTAGCTAATTCTATATCTGCAAAAAAACGCTTATAGCGTTTAAGCAAAATGCCGGGATAGAGAGTTGGGTAACAGTAAATCCGATCGTATGTCATCAGTAAAACCCCGATTTCATTCTTGACTTCATCGCTTTGGCAGCTAAAGCATAGCCACCATCTGCACCATCCACAAAATGTACTTGGCGACCGTTGCGCTCAAATACCAGACAGGTCATGATGGCGCGATCGGAGATATGTAAACCATAAACTAATTTCCCCTCTTTATATAGGTTATCTAAAGATTTTGTCAATTTTTCGCTTTGCAAAGTATTACCTGCAATAACCATACGTAACATATCATCAAACTTTTTGTAATCTGTTGCGGCAATTAAGTTTTGCTTATAATTGCCCCAATCTGTATCCCGTGTTTTAACTTTAAATCCCATCAAAAAAGCTCCTAAATAGTTTTCCAATTTAATCTTTGATAGATATATTTGTCGAGCTAACCAACTGCCTGACTGGGAACGAAGGTTGACTTCTTTGAACAATTTATTTTCATTAAACGAAAGATTGAGAGATTCGGCAGATACCGGATGAAGATCGGCTTCCTCACCGTAAATCTCTTTAATAATATGTAAAACGTCTTTGTAAACCGAGCTAATTTCTACCAAATCATCGCTGATTGCCATCACCAACAAACTCACGATCTCCCCATGTTTGCTCGGTATATCTTGCCAGCGACACTCCAAACCAGAAAAATCTGCTTGGCTAGAACCAACAACATTATGAAGGCGGTAAATATCAGCAGTTGCAGCATTTTTAACCAAGTCGTTGGCATAAGCTAGACCGCCCCCGGTAAATACCGCTTGGGTGTAATTTTCAGAAATTTTTACCTTAGCTACTTTCACATCATAGTGCCTTTCTATAACTACATACCCTGGAACTATGCCAATCCGTAAATCAAAGTCAAATTCATTTTTAGCTAAATGTCGTGTAGCTAGTAAAGCTCCCTGCACTGCCGACAAAAGAGTTGGGGGAATTAAAATTGTAGCGCCATCACCGCCGAATACGAAGGGAATATCGATATTTTTAGCTATATTTAAAATAGCAACAATAGAAGCCGCGCCAATTAAATTAACATCTTTGTAACGGCCTGACTCAATCGCTTTAGTAGAACCAGCAATATCCGTGACTATAATCAGCCAATCTTGAGGAACAGAAACAAAATTCCGGAAATCCGTGATGTCCAGAAAATTTTCTAAACTAGGTAAGTCGGCATAGAAAGTTTCGGCGGACATACTGTTCGGACTTGCCAGATTCACGATTGAATAGTACAACTACCTTTAGTCATTTTTAACATTTTGTGTCTGCAATCAAAAAACCCTCTCGAACTCTGGCTGGAATTGCGGGAATTGTCGCAGTTGCAACCTTAATCAGTAAAGTGTTTGGCTTGGTACGCCAGCAAGCGATCGCCGCCGCCTTTGGAGTCGGTGCAGCCGCCAACGCCTACAGCTACGCCTATATTCTCCCAGGTTTTTTGTTAATCTTGCTAGGCGGCATCAATGGGCCATTTCACAGCGCCGTAGTCAGTGTACTGGCAAAGCGCGGTAAAGAAGAAGCCGCTCCCATTGTAGAGACAATCACAACTATTGTTGGTGCAGCTTTGCTACTGGTGACGATCGCCACCACGATCTTTGCCGAACCGCTGATCAACTTAGTCGCACCGGGACTTAGCGATACATCAGGGGTAGGTTCCCTCACGAAAGCGATCGCCATCCAACAACTTCAGATTATGGCACCGATGGCGCTCTTTGCCGGACTGATCGGCATCGGTTTTGCCACCCTTAACGCCGCAGATCAATATTGGCTACCCTCCATCAGCCCCCTATTTTCCAGCATCACAGTCATTGGGGGAATTGCCGTTTTAGCAATGCAGCTGGGCCACAAAATTACCCTCCCCGAATACGCCATCCTGGGAGGACAGGTTTTAGCTGTAGGAACCCTTGCCGGTGCATTCTTGCAGTGGTTAGTGCAGGTAGTGGCCCAGTGGCGAGCGGGTTTGGGAACATTGCGCCTGCGCTTCGACTTCCAGCATCCTGGCGTGCGCGAAACAATCAGACTCATGGGGCCGGCCACTTTTTCCTCCGGGATGATGCACATAAACGTTTACACCGACTTATTCTTTGCATCCTTCATCCCCAAAGCCGCCGCCGCCTTAAGCTATGCCGGATTGTTAGTGCAAACGCCTCTAGGAATTATTTCCAATGTTTTGTTAGTACCTTTTTTACCCATATTTTCCCGACTCGCCGCCCCGGAAGATTGGCCGGAATTAAAAGTGCGAATTCGTCAGGGATTAATTCTCACTGCGCTTACCATGTTACCTCTGGGTGCGATCATGGTTTCCCTTTCCGTCCCAATTGTACGAGTAGTTTACGAACGGGGAGCATTCGATCGCGACGCATCCAAATTAGTAGCATCCCTGCTAGTCGCTTACGGCATCGGGATGTTTTTCTACTTAGGTCGAGATGTACTGGTGCGAGTATTTTATGGTTTGGGAGATGGAGACACACCTTTTCGGATCAGCGTGTTCAATATCTTTCTCAAAGCTTTGTTGAATTTTATTTTTGTGCAACCTTTTGGCGCACCCGGTTTGGTTCTTTCCACAATGGGAGTAAACCTCACCTCAATGGTAATGTTGTTGTGGTGTCTCAACCGCAAACTCAACGGTTTGCCCTGGCGCGAATGGGGAATACCGTTAATATGGTTGACTGCTGGTAGTGCGATCGCAGGTGTCACCAGTTGGGGTACGAATTGGGGTTTGCAACAAATTTTGGGCAGCGAAGGTTTGCTAATTCAACTACTGCAATTAAGCGTCGCCGGGTTAGTCGGCTTATGCCTATTCGCTGTATTTGCCATTCAATTGAAGTTGCCAGAAGTCGATATTTTTGTCTCCCGTATCCGCCAACGATTTTTCAGAGGGTCTAAGGGCTAGTTTTGAGTTTTGAGTAAGTAG from Aerosakkonema funiforme FACHB-1375 encodes:
- the thyX gene encoding FAD-dependent thymidylate synthase, encoding MDRFRVEVIAKTPNPQQVVYAALHQDYTEAFVFDERDSWPSESSCGEIIVKRLLAGERGHYGPLEHPQIVFNCGYFPHSVMQQARTHRVGVSFDVQSFRYTGNQFIDVAEGKKDIEEVFYLRPVGDYTDRQGKKYYYSLEQRQADLKWCIEAARRYKADVEAGMSEEHARGKLPFDYRQHFVVSFNLRSFLHFCDLRNKKNAQLEIQKLCELMWPHFQDWVPAIAEWYEINRLGKARLAP
- the tmk gene encoding dTMP kinase; this translates as MKNLFIVFEGIDGSGTSTQAALLKDYFTAKGRGAVLTCEPSNGPIGNLIRQAMKKRVLFVNDTQKFDEQMAYLFAADRHDHLYNEVDGVYKLLKDNLTVIGTRYYFSSLAYNWHTPEDREFISRLNQKFPNPDLVVYIDIPAELGVTRIGDRSVKEIYENQEKLAKVRKNYQEIFSNYDGLVFQVDGTQDKETVREKIVTFIEENFD
- a CDS encoding ATP-binding protein; this encodes MLLTSMKWWKCEGMLQKGNLTVKSDLTILNQVLQWFDRFCFQNKSKLAWLGKEYDGIKLAFDEGFTNAVRHAHKNLPPETPIDIELSIWEDRLEIRIWDKGKPFNPDTLPEPEPGKLQEGGYGWFLMRRLTDRVSYERCADSRNCLILIKQKD
- the sfsA gene encoding DNA/RNA nuclease SfsA, whose translation is MTYDRIYCYPTLYPGILLKRYKRFFADIELATGEVITAHCPNTGPMTGVCTAGSLVQVSLSNNPKRKLPYTWEMIQVSDNEPTWVGVNTGLPNQVVKLVLQKHLIPQLGNYSQIRGEVPYGLDKSSRVDFLLTGTDLERPIYLEVKNTTWAKERLALFPDTETTRGQKHLRELMRLLPEARAVMLYFINRGDCTHFAPGDSADTVYGKLLREAVARGVEVLPCRFETKPDGIRYLGLADFLPSMPLLKINT
- a CDS encoding DUF3095 domain-containing protein, giving the protein MSAETFYADLPSLENFLDITDFRNFVSVPQDWLIIVTDIAGSTKAIESGRYKDVNLIGAASIVAILNIAKNIDIPFVFGGDGATILIPPTLLSAVQGALLATRHLAKNEFDFDLRIGIVPGYVVIERHYDVKVAKVKISENYTQAVFTGGGLAYANDLVKNAATADIYRLHNVVGSSQADFSGLECRWQDIPSKHGEIVSLLVMAISDDLVEISSVYKDVLHIIKEIYGEEADLHPVSAESLNLSFNENKLFKEVNLRSQSGSWLARQIYLSKIKLENYLGAFLMGFKVKTRDTDWGNYKQNLIAATDYKKFDDMLRMVIAGNTLQSEKLTKSLDNLYKEGKLVYGLHISDRAIMTCLVFERNGRQVHFVDGADGGYALAAKAMKSRMKSGFY
- the murJ gene encoding murein biosynthesis integral membrane protein MurJ, giving the protein MSAIKKPSRTLAGIAGIVAVATLISKVFGLVRQQAIAAAFGVGAAANAYSYAYILPGFLLILLGGINGPFHSAVVSVLAKRGKEEAAPIVETITTIVGAALLLVTIATTIFAEPLINLVAPGLSDTSGVGSLTKAIAIQQLQIMAPMALFAGLIGIGFATLNAADQYWLPSISPLFSSITVIGGIAVLAMQLGHKITLPEYAILGGQVLAVGTLAGAFLQWLVQVVAQWRAGLGTLRLRFDFQHPGVRETIRLMGPATFSSGMMHINVYTDLFFASFIPKAAAALSYAGLLVQTPLGIISNVLLVPFLPIFSRLAAPEDWPELKVRIRQGLILTALTMLPLGAIMVSLSVPIVRVVYERGAFDRDASKLVASLLVAYGIGMFFYLGRDVLVRVFYGLGDGDTPFRISVFNIFLKALLNFIFVQPFGAPGLVLSTMGVNLTSMVMLLWCLNRKLNGLPWREWGIPLIWLTAGSAIAGVTSWGTNWGLQQILGSEGLLIQLLQLSVAGLVGLCLFAVFAIQLKLPEVDIFVSRIRQRFFRGSKG